GTATCGAAGCGCGTGATGCGGAGGAGATCCGCAATATTATTGGTCTAGAGCTAAGTCTGGCGATTGCGCATTTGTACCCAGAGCTTAATAAGCTGGCGGTTGAAGAGATGCGCGCGTGCTATGTCCAGTGCTTTATCGAGGCGGATAGGCAGCCGTGCCAATTATTTTCAGGGGTAGAGGCAACCCTTTATGCGCTAAAGAGTGCGGGGCATGATTTGTGCGTGGCAACCGGTAAAAGTCGTAGAGGACTGGATCGAGTGTTTGCAGGTCTGGGAATCAGCGCGCTGTTCAGTGGGAGCCGCTGCGCTGATGAAACCGCCTCGAAACCGGATCCGCTGATGCTGCAACAGTTGTGTCGCGAGCGCGGGATAAATCCCAGTGATGCGGTCATGGTGGGGGATACGGAGTACGACTTAGAAATGGCGAGTCGAATCGCCATGCCTTGCATTGGTGTTTCTTATGGTGTTCACAGCGTGGAGCGATTAATGCGCTGGAAGCCGCTGTCGGTAGTGGATGAGTTTTCGATGTTGCTGCCCGTGCTTGAGTTGCACCAGCGGCCGCGGCTAGATCACTGATAGACCTTCGTTGCGTAAAAACTCACATAGTTTTATCAAAGGTAGGCCAATCAGTGAATTTGGGTCTTCGCTGCGTATGCGTTTGAATAGGCTAATGCCCAAGCCTTCCATTTTAAAGCTGCCTGCGCAGTCAAAGGCTGGCTCCTTCGTTATATAGGTGCTGATTTCTTGGGAGCTTAGCGCGCGAAATTCTACTAGCACGCGCTCTGTGTAGATTTGTAGTTTATTATTTGTAGTGTTTAGAACGCACAGCCCAGTATGAAAGATCACTTCCCGGCCGGAGCACAGTGTTAATTGTTGCTTTGCCGTTTCCGCGTTACCTGGCTTGCCAAGGATGGCGCCGTCGACGTCACACACTTGGTCACCCGCGATAATAATCGAAGCATGGTGAGCTTTCGCCACCGCGCGGGCTTTCTCTGCGCTCAATCGACTTGCCAGGGCCTCGGCGGGTTCGAGTGGCTTTGGTGTTTCATCAATGTCTGGCGCTATACATAGCGGATGCAAGCCTATCTGATTAAGTAGCTGTAATCGGTATTTAGAGCTTGAGGCTAATATGAGGGTGTTAGCTGATTGGTCGCTGGGCGCCATTTCCTTAATTCCTGTATTACTGGCTTGCATGTTTAGAATTGGTTTTGCGCGGTGTTGCCGTTTCTTGCGATATTGCCCCGTGGTATTTTGGGGCAAACACAAGGTGTAGTGCTTTTTGTCCCTAAGCCCCCAATAATACGGGTGTTTTTGCTTTGACAATAGTCTGCGAAGTCCCTATGATTGCGCGCCTATGCAAAGACAGCCCCTGCCCAAGTTTGTAGATGCTCGTAAATTTGTTGTTTCAGGTATGGAGATTCATGCCTATCGACAAGTTGAGGGACTCGATCGTTTCGTTGCCGGCCTCGCCAATAGCCGCGGCTCGGTAGATGTCGATTTACGTTTTTTTAGAGATGAGCAGGGGTTTAAGTGTATACAGGGTAACGCGGTTGCGCAGGTTGAAGTTCTTTGTCAGCGCTGTTTAAACCCGATGCCTATATGCATTGAAGCTGAATTTAATTTAGCTATCGTGTGGACGGATGAGCAGGCCAAGGCGTTGCCAAAGTCATTAGACCCTTTGATTTTGGAGGAAGAAAGTCTAGTGCTTGCTGATTTGCTGCAAGAAGAGCTAATCATAAATACTCCCTTCGTTAGTTTTCACAGCGA
This portion of the Zhongshania sp. R06B22 genome encodes:
- a CDS encoding HAD family hydrolase; this translates as MLVIFDWDGTIIDSSDKIVTCMQQGAKNFGIEARDAEEIRNIIGLELSLAIAHLYPELNKLAVEEMRACYVQCFIEADRQPCQLFSGVEATLYALKSAGHDLCVATGKSRRGLDRVFAGLGISALFSGSRCADETASKPDPLMLQQLCRERGINPSDAVMVGDTEYDLEMASRIAMPCIGVSYGVHSVERLMRWKPLSVVDEFSMLLPVLELHQRPRLDH
- a CDS encoding Maf family protein; translation: MAPSDQSANTLILASSSKYRLQLLNQIGLHPLCIAPDIDETPKPLEPAEALASRLSAEKARAVAKAHHASIIIAGDQVCDVDGAILGKPGNAETAKQQLTLCSGREVIFHTGLCVLNTTNNKLQIYTERVLVEFRALSSQEISTYITKEPAFDCAGSFKMEGLGISLFKRIRSEDPNSLIGLPLIKLCEFLRNEGLSVI
- a CDS encoding YceD family protein, with product MQRQPLPKFVDARKFVVSGMEIHAYRQVEGLDRFVAGLANSRGSVDVDLRFFRDEQGFKCIQGNAVAQVEVLCQRCLNPMPICIEAEFNLAIVWTDEQAKALPKSLDPLILEEESLVLADLLQEELIINTPFVSFHSEECRDFVPEPEPVEVVRDVEEGGKPFAILGQLKPRD